The Komagataeibacter sp. FNDCR2 nucleotide sequence GGGAACAGGCCCAGGAAAAAGACGACGGTAAAGGTCAGGAACCCCAGGATGGGCACGGATTGCAGGATGTCGAGCAGCGGGATCAGCACCTGCCCTGCCCGCCTGCTCTTGGCCGCCCATACGGCATAGGTAAAGGTAAAGACCAGCGACGCGGCAAGGGCCGCAAACATGCGCAGCGTGGTCCGCACCGCGTAGGCGGGCAGCCATGCGGGGTTGAGGTGTATGGTCCCGGCCTCGCTGGCGGGAATGGGCACAAGCATATGACGCCCCGCCGTGGCGATGATGACCGCCGCGGCCATGATCGCCAGCAGGCCCAGCAGGTCCGCCACATTAGGGCGGACGCGCAGGTTTCCCGGCAGGCCGTTTTCGGTCACCCTACCGTGCCCGTGCTGCCAAAGCCGCCCGCGCCACGGCGGGTTTCATCCAGGTCGGTGGTTTCGAACCACTCGCCACGCACCACGGGGGCCAGAACCGCCTGCGCGATGCGCATGCCGCGTTCGACCACGAAATGCTCGCTGCCGGTGTTCATGACGATAATGCCGATTTCACCCCGATAATCCTCGTCAATGGTGCCGGGGGCGTTGGGCAGGGTAATGCCGTGCTTCAGCGCCAGCCCCGAGCGCGGGCGGATCTGGAGTTCAAAACCCCGTGGCAGCGCAATGCACAGCCCCGTGGGCACCAGCGCGCGCCCTCCGGCCCATATGGTCATCGGTTCGGTCACGGCGGCCAGCAGGTCCATCCCGGCGGCGCCATCGCTGGCGTAGGAGGGGAGCGGCAACCCTTCCGCATGGGCAAGGCGGCGCACCTGGATGGGAAGGAGGGAGAAAGTCATGGCTGGGGTCCGTCAGGCTATTTCGGAATCTGGTTGCGGCGTGTGCAGGAATATGGCGATTCGCGCAACCAGCCTGCGCGCGACCTGTGTCTTGTCCATACGCGGCCAGTGCTCGCAGCCGGTGGCGTCGATCAGCATGATCTCGTTTTCCGTCCCGCCCATTATGCCGGTCGCGGGGCTGACATCATTGGCCACGATCCAGTCACATCCCTTGCGCAGGCGCTTGGCGCCCGCATGTTCGGCCACATGCTCGGTTTCCGCCGCGAAACCCACCACCAGTCGCGGGCGCATGGGCGATGGCTGGCTTAACGTGGCCAGAATGTCCGGGTTCGGGACCAGTTTCAGGGTCGGGACCGCATCGGGCGTGGTTTTCTTTATTTTCTGGGGCGCCGGGATGACATGCCAGTCGGCCACGGCGGCGGCGCAGACCGCGATGTCGCATGGCAGGGCGGCGGTGCAGGCGGCCTGCATCTCACGTGCCGTTTCAACCCGTACCGTCCGCACGCCCGGCGGGTCGGGCAGGGTGGTCGGCCCGCTGACCAGCGTCACCTCAGCACCCGCCGCCGCGAGGGCCGACGCAATAGCATAGCCCTGCACGCCGGATGAGCGGTTGGCCAGATAGCGCACCGGATCCACCGGCTCATGCGTCGGCCCCGCCGTGACCAGCGCCGTGCGGCCCGTCAGCGGGGGCTCACCATCCAGCCGGTTCACGATGGCGGCCAGTATGGTTTCGGGTTCCGCCATCCGGCCCGGCCCGGTTTCATTACACGCCATCCGGCCCACTTCCGGCCCGATGAATTCCACGCCGCGCGCCTTCAGCGTGGCGATATTGGCCTGCGTGGCCGGGTGTTCCCACATGCGCACGTTCATGGCCGGGGCGACCAGAACGGGCGTATCGGTTGCCAGAAGCACGGTGGTGGCCAGATCATCGGCCAGCCCGGCGGCCATGCGGGCAAGAATATCAGCGGTGGCGGGGCAGACCACGATCAGGTCGCTGCTGCGGGACAGGGCGATATGCCCCATCTCGCTTTCATCGGTCAGGGAAAACAGGTCGCTGAACACCCGCTCGCCGCTCAGGGCCTGAAGCGATAGCGGGGTTACGAATCGGCTTCCCGCTTCCGTTATGACCGGGCGGACGCGGATGCCGTGCTCGCGCAGCCCACGGATCAGTTCCAGCGCCTTGTAGGCGGCGATTCCCCCGCATACGACCAGCAGAATGGAACGCTCCGCCCGCCGGGTCATCAGATGCGCCAGCCGGAATGGATCGCGGCGATTCCACCGGAAAGATTGCGGTAGGATACGCGCTCAAGCCCCGCTTCGCGCATCATGTCGGCCAGTGTTTCCTGATCGGGGAACATGCGGATGCTTTCCGCCAGGTACTGGTAGCTTTCGCGGTCACCGGCAATGGCCGCCCCCATGCGGGGCAGGACATGGAAGGACCAG carries:
- the dut gene encoding dUTP diphosphatase, with product MTFSLLPIQVRRLAHAEGLPLPSYASDGAAGMDLLAAVTEPMTIWAGGRALVPTGLCIALPRGFELQIRPRSGLALKHGITLPNAPGTIDEDYRGEIGIIVMNTGSEHFVVERGMRIAQAVLAPVVRGEWFETTDLDETRRGAGGFGSTGTVG
- the coaBC gene encoding bifunctional phosphopantothenoylcysteine decarboxylase/phosphopantothenate--cysteine ligase CoaBC; translated protein: MTRRAERSILLVVCGGIAAYKALELIRGLREHGIRVRPVITEAGSRFVTPLSLQALSGERVFSDLFSLTDESEMGHIALSRSSDLIVVCPATADILARMAAGLADDLATTVLLATDTPVLVAPAMNVRMWEHPATQANIATLKARGVEFIGPEVGRMACNETGPGRMAEPETILAAIVNRLDGEPPLTGRTALVTAGPTHEPVDPVRYLANRSSGVQGYAIASALAAAGAEVTLVSGPTTLPDPPGVRTVRVETAREMQAACTAALPCDIAVCAAAVADWHVIPAPQKIKKTTPDAVPTLKLVPNPDILATLSQPSPMRPRLVVGFAAETEHVAEHAGAKRLRKGCDWIVANDVSPATGIMGGTENEIMLIDATGCEHWPRMDKTQVARRLVARIAIFLHTPQPDSEIA